From Asterias amurensis chromosome 3, ASM3211899v1, a single genomic window includes:
- the LOC139934474 gene encoding beta-catenin-like protein 1, translating into MDIGELLAFQPDKPNLKRRRGNEDDNNEQGDDGIKASLPSKMKGRQGKAEAAAPEGGMTEEEREKILQMVDQEPEMPGLDDTSLRKLILSFEKKVYRNQEMRIKYPDNPEKFMESEVDLNDTVQELHVIATNPDMYHHLVELNAIKSLLQLVTHENTDISIGVIDLLHELTDVDTLNESEDSAGALVDALLDEQIVATLVQNMERLDEGVKEESEGIHNTLGIVENMTEFRPEMCAEAAQQGLMQWLLKRLKPKVQFDANKLYCSEILAIILQDTQENRELLGELEGIDTLLQQLAVYKRHDPTSTEENEMMENLFNCLCSALMLPSNKGRFLRGEGVQLMNLMLREKKLSRHSALKVLDHAMTGAEGAENCTKFIDILGLRSLFPLFMKTPKIGKKGSSAQEHEEHVCSIMAALLKNCSGTHRQRLINKFTESDHIKVDRLMELHFNYLNRVQVCDDRIERERQRRAREGDIIDDDQEDEYYLRRLDAGLFTLQLVDYIILDLSCSSGVLPIKQRVLQLLNMHGGSIAAIRNTVREYAGNIGDENNQDSASVERDRLLALVDKF; encoded by the exons ATGGATATTGGTGAATTACTTGCATTCCAG CCAGACAAGCCAAACTTGAAACGAAGGAGAGGAAATGAAGATGATAATAATGAGCAGGGCGACGATGGGATCAAGGCCTCTCTACCCAGCAAGATGAAAGGACGGCAAGGAAAGGCCGAGGCTGCAGCTCCAGAGGGAGGAATGACGGAGGAAGAAAGAGAGAAAATCCTCCAAATGGTAGATCAAGAACCAGAG ATGCCAGGCCTGGACGATACAAGTTTGAGAAAGCTGATTCTGTCCTTTGAGAAGAAGGTCTACAGAAACCAAGAGATGAGAATTAAATATCCAGACAACCCAGAGAa ATTCATGGAATCAGAAGTGGATCTAAACGACACAGTACAGGAGCTTCACGTCATAGCAACAAATCCAGATATGTACCATCACCTGGTGGAACTGAACGCCATCAAGTCTCTCCTGCAGCTGGTTACCCACGAGAACACTGATATCTCCATCGGGGTCATTGACCTTCTCCATGAGCTGACAGATGTCGACACCCTGAACGAGAGTGAAGACAGTGCTGGCGCCCTTGTTGACGCATTG CTTGATGAACAGATCGTTGCCACACTAGTGCAGAACATGGAGAGATTAGACGAAGGGGTCAAAGAAGAATCAGAAGGCATCCACAACACCCTGG GAATCGTTGAGAATATGACAGAGTTCCGACCGGAGATGTGTGCGGAGGCAGCCCAGCAGGGCCTCATGCAGTGGCTGCTGAAACGTCTCAAACCCAAAGTGCAATTTGATGCCAATAAGCTTTACTGCAGCGAAATACTTGCCATCATTCTGCAAGACACACAGG AAAACAGAGAGTTACTCGGTGAGCTGGAAGGCATTGACACACTTCTGCAACAACTTGCT GTCTACAAGAGACACGACCCGACAAGCACAGAGGAGAACGAGATGATGGAGAACCtgtttaattgtttgtgttcagCGCTGATGTTGCCTAGCAACAAGGGACGCTTTTTACGAGGAGAAGGAGTTCAGCTCATGAACCTCatgctcag AGAAAAGAAGTTGTCGAGACACAGTGCCCTCAAGGTGTTAGACCACGCCATGACAGGAGCCGAGGGTGCTGAGAATTGCACCAAGTTTATTGACATCCTTGGACTGCGGAGTCTGTTCCCCCTCTTCATGAAGACTCCCAAGATTGGAAAGAAAGGCTCAAGCGCACAGGAACACGAAG AACACGTCTGCTCCATCATGGCGGCTCTCCTAAAGAATTGCTCAGGTACCCATCGTCAGAGACTCATCAATAAGTTCACCGAGAGCGATCACATCAAAGTGGACCGCCTGATGGAGCTACATTTCAACTATCTGAACAGGGTACAAGTCTGCGATGATAGGATTGAGCGTGAACGACAG CGCCGTGCCCGCGAGGGCGACATCATTGATGATGATCAAGAGGATGAGTACTACCTAAGACGTCTCGACGCAGGGCTCTTCACCTTACAGCTTGTTGATTACATCATCTTGGATCTCAGCTGCTCATCAGGTGTACTCCCCATCAAGCAGAGGGTGCTACAACTACTGAATATGCATGGAGGGAGCATCGCGGCTATACGCAACACCGTCAGAG aataTGCAGGCAACATCGGCGATGAGAATAACCAAGACAGTGCATCAGTAGAGAGAGACAGACTCTTAGCCTTAGTGGACAAATTCTGA
- the LOC139934477 gene encoding uncharacterized protein, with the protein MTDASKIPAGVHVRFIKDVAILWLNNGENRFNQSSVREINAALDQVERNGHAKAMIITGVGKFFSCGLDTAWISQQDTATLTEFFPAYENLLQRMLTFPLVTLAAINGHAYAAGGIIAMACDYRIMRTQRGWICFPEINIKVPFRPETASFLRMKLKDNIVFRDLALYGQRLTAEEAVQRAVVDQCVDMKDLINSALAFTTKRIGTEGFDRQTLQQMKQNLYGNFCRQNQGLTGRSIKEVKAMFTEANKARL; encoded by the exons ATGACTGATGCTTCCAAGATTCCCGCTGGCGTCCATGTCCGTTTCATCAAGGATGTAGCCATCTTATGGTTGAACAATGGAGAGAATAGATTCAATCAGTCATCAGTGAGAGAGATAAATGCAGCTCTGGATCAAGTGGAAAG AAATGGACATGCCAAAGCCATGATCATAACCGGAGTTGGTAAGTTCTTCAGCTGCGGCCTAGACACTGCATGGATAAGCCAGCAAGATACTGCAACACTGACTGAGTTCTTTCCTGCTTACGAGAATCTCCTGCAAAGAATGCTGACGTTCCCGCTAGTGACCCTGGCAGCAATAAATG GGCATGCCTATGCAGCAGGTGGTATAATCGCCATGGCATGCGACTACCGCATCATGAGGACACAGCGAGGATGGATCTGCTTCCCAGAAATCAACATCAAAGTACCCTTCCGCCCTGAAACAGCTTCATTCCTAAG GATGAAACTGAAGGACAACATTGTATTCCGAGACCTGGCGCTGTACGGACAACGATTGACCGCCGAGGAGGCTGTGCAGAGAGCCGTCGTTGATCAATGTGTGGACATGAAGGACCTCATCAATTCAGCATTAGCCTTCACTACCAAACGCATTG GGACTGAAGGCTTTGACAGGCAAACCTTGCAGCAGATGAAACAGAACCTGTATGGAAACTTCTGCCGACAGAACCAAGGATTGACTGGAAGGAGCATCAAGGAAGTCAAAGCGATGTTCACAGAAGCAAACAAGGCGAGACTGTAA